In Fusarium fujikuroi IMI 58289 draft genome, chromosome FFUJ_chr08, one genomic interval encodes:
- a CDS encoding probable heat shock protein Hsp88 translates to MSVVGIDFGTLKTVIAVARNRGVDVVTNEVSNRATPSLVGFGPKSRYLGEAAKTQEISNLKNTVSSLKRLAGRQFNDPDIQIEQQYVTAPLADCNGQVGAEINYLGKKEKFTATQLVAMYLSKIKQTAGAELKLPVQDVCLSVPPWFTDVQRRALIDAAEIAGLRVLRLINDGTAAALGWGITKLDLPAPEEAPRRVCFVDIGHSSYTVSIVEFKKGELAVKATTWDKDFGGRDFDRALVDHLAKEFKGKYKVDIMTHGRALARTIAAAEKTKKILSANQQAPVNIESLMNDIDASAMITRQEFEAMIEPLLARTHLPLEEALAQAKLTKDDIDVIEVVGGGSRVPALKERIQEFFGKPLSFTLNADEALARGSAFSCAILSPVFRVRDFSVQDIISYPIEFAWEKAPDIPDEDTSLTVFNKGNVMPSTKILTFYRKQPFDLEARYAQPELLPGKTNPWIGRFSVKNVKADGKDDFMICKLKARVNIHGVLNVETGYYVEEEEVEEEVNEDPDVSLSEPFMAPNDSPHVQDQDSASSSSASVGDDSRAYPAKRPRLDDDEEIDSSRPAFAVPEHLEESNYEPRSLTFVSQKAMETDKDAPKKTRKVKKQVRKGDLPISTGSASLDDSTKASLLEKEAAMVMEDKLVADTEEKKNELEAYIYDLRAKLDEQYSEFASEEEKQTIKAKLEATEDWLYEEGDDTTKGVYVAKIDEIRAMAGPIVQRHFEKVEAERQAALEKAEAERAAKKAEEDARKAAEAEKVNADQEMKDADAPQQETEGSADPQ, encoded by the exons ATGAGTGTCGTTG GTATCGATTTCGGAACCCTCAAGACTGTCATCGCCGTTGCTCGAAACCGCGGTGTCGATGTT GTCACCAATGAAGTTTCAAACCGAGCAACTCC TTCCCTAGTAGGATTCGGACCCAAGTCTCGTTACCTTGGAGAGGCCGCCAAGACCCAGGAAatctccaacctcaagaaCACTGTCAGCTCCCTCAAGCGTCTTGCTGGCCGACAATTCAACGACCCCGATATTCAGATTGAGCAGCAATATGTGACCGCTCCTCTGGCCGACTGCAATGGCCAGGTCGGTGCTGAAATCAACTACCTgggcaagaaggagaagttcaCAGCCACTCAGCTGGTCGCTATGTACTtgagcaagatcaagcagaCCGCTGGAGCCGAGCTCAAGCTGCCTGTTCAAGACGTCTGCCTGAGTGTCCCTCCTTGGTTCACTGATGTCCAGCGCCGTGCTCTTATCGACGCTGCCGAGATTGCTGGACTCCGTGTTCTCCGTCTCATCAACGACGGCACAGCCGCCGCTCTTGGCTGGGGCATCACAAAGCTCGACCTGCCTGCCCCTGAGGAGGCTCCCCGCCGTGTCTGCTTCGTCGATATCGGCCACAGCAGCTACACTGTCTCCATTGTTGAGTTCAAGAAAGGTGAGCTCGCTGTCAAGGCCACAACCTGGGACAAGGACTTCGGTGGTCGTGACTTCGATCGGGCTCTGGTTGACCACCTCGCCAAGGAGTTCAAGGGCAAATACAAGGTCGACATCATGACCCACGGCCGTGCCCTTGCCCGTACCATCGCCGCCGctgagaagaccaagaagattcTCTCTGCCAACCAACAAGCTCCTGTCAACATTGAGTCTCTCATGAACGACATTGATGCTTCTGCCATGATCACTCGCCAGGAGTTCGAGGCCATGATCGAGCCTCTCCTTGCCCGAACCCACCTTCCCCTCGAGGAGGCCCTTGCCCAGGCTAAGCTCACCAAGGACGATATCGATGTTATCGAGgtcgttggtggtggttccCGTGTCCCCGCTCTTAAGGAGCGCATTCAGGAGTTCTTTGGAAAGCCTCTCTCGTTTACTCTTAACGCCGACGAGGCTCTTGCCCGTGGTTCTGCCTTCAGCTGTGCCATTCTCTCCCCTGTCTTCCGTGTCCGAGACTTCTCTGTCCAGGACATCATCAGCTACCCCATCGAGTTCGCCTGGGAGAAGGCCCCCGATATTCCTGACGAGGACACCAGCCTGACTGTCTTCAACAAGGGCAACGTCATGCCCTCGACCAAGATCCTTACTTTCTATCGAAAACAGCCCTTCGATCTCGAGGCCCGATACGCCCAGCCTGAGCTACTCCCCGGCAAGACTAACCCCTGGATTGGCCGTTTCTCTGTCAAGAACGTCAAGGCCGATGGTAAGGACGACTTCATGATTTGCAAACTCAAGGCCCGTGTCAACATCCACGGCGTCCTGAACGTCGAGACTGGTTACTacgtcgaggaggaggaggttgaggaggaggttAACGAGGATCCCGATGTGAGTTTGTCCGAGCCGTTTATGGCGCCCAATGATTCCCCCCATGTCCAAGATCAGGACtcggcctcttcatcgtccgCATCCGTTGGAGATGATAGCCGAGCATATCCTGCAAAGCGCCCGCgactcgatgatgatgaagaaatcgACTCGTCTCGTCCCGCTTTCGCTGTTCCAGAACATTTAGAAGAATCGAATTATGAACCCCGATCGCTAACATTCGTTTCCCAAAAGGCCATGGAGACCGATAAGGATGCCCCCAAGAAGACTCgcaaggtgaagaagcaggTCCGCAAGGGTGACCTGCCCATCTCCACAGGCAGTGCCTCTCTTGACGACTCCACCAAGGCCAGCcttctcgagaaggaggctgccaTGGTTATGGAGGACAAGCTTGTTGCCGAtaccgaggagaagaagaacgagcTCGAGGCTTACATCTACGACCTCCGTGCCAAGCTCGACGAGCAGTACTCTGAGTTTGCcagcgaagaggagaagcagaccatcaaggccaagcttgaggccACAGAG GATTGGCTGTACGAGGAGGGTGATGATACCACAAAGGGTGTGTATGTCGCCAAGATTGACGAGATCCGCGCCATGGCTGGTCCCATTGTCCAGCGTCACTTTGAGAAAGTCGAGGCGGAACGACAAGCCGCTCTGGAGAAAGCCGAGGCCGAACGGGCTgcgaagaaggctgaggaggatgctCGCAAGGCTGCGGAAGCCGAGAAAGTCAATGCCGACcaagagatgaaggatgCCGACGCTCCGCAACAGGAGACCGAGGGCTCTGCCGACCCgcagtaa
- a CDS encoding probable chitin synthase D has translation MALLKDWPLQNVIYTSIVGIVLLMACLEWFLWLAAFVYCLVKVFQKAEHWSINVLCIIVGTVFVLLRVIFLPIMVVTLPLPDTVTKLWPKEMVSFLQWFAFWAFAILLTVPWLFCIYQVVTNQLGRTKRMKQVLDDVTAPKVVIVMPCYREEPEVLLKAVKSVVECDYPPACIHVFLSFDGVEEDELYLSTIDKLGVSMKMETYPTSIDVTYRSARVTISRFEHGGKRHCQKVTFKLIDRVYEEYLKRNDNLFILFIDSDCILDKVCLQNFIYDMELSPGNSRDMLAMTGVITSTTKKHSIITLLQDMEYIHGQLFERTVESGCGSVTCLPGALTMLRFSAFRRMAKYYFVDKTEHCEDLFDFAKCHLGEDRWLTHLFMIGARKRYQIQMCTSAFCKTEAVQTYRSLVKQRRRWFLGFITNEVCMLTDWRLWKRYPVLILVRFMQNTIRTTALLFFIMVLALITTVKKVDDLPVGFIAVSLGLNWLLMLYFGAKLRRFKIWLYPLMFILNPFYNWLYMVYGIFTAGQRTWGGPRADAAAADAHTTAREAVEQAEKQGDELNVVPETFKAAHEARRAPSNRKSTATTELGRTRSVVRPPDKIDGKFSARQKTASGTYAHPDEIDTSTEDIEMGKATSHVFSKPQECADLEVGTQGRMKLLMDEENIRKYEIAQQIQDRASQVRDLEGIQSSHGFSASSMRRAEISGDMTTSRSPIEYNQVAQDEPVESRCRNSTERSIGTSLEGEQTRLGSNMSFASRMTRGRLKKSR, from the exons ATGGCCCTACTGAAGGACTGGCCGTTGCAAAAC GTTATATACACCAGTATAGTCGGCATCGTGCTTTTGATGGCATGCCTCGAGTGGTTTCTCTGGCTGGCAGCGTTCGTCTACTGTCTCGTCAAAGTCTTTCAGAAGGCAGAACATTGGTCCATTAATGTCTTATGCATCATTGTTGGCACTGTCTTTGTTCTCCTCCG GGTCATATTCCTCCCAATCATGGTGGTGACGCTGCCACTTCCGGATACTGTTACAAAGTTGTGGCCGAAAGAGATGGTGTCTTTTCTCCAGTGGTTTGCATTCTGGGCCTTCGCGATCCTCCTGACAGTGCCATGGTTGTTCTGTATCTACCAAGTCGTGACAAATCAACTCGGTCGAACGAAGCGCATGAAACAGGTGCTCGATGATGTTACTGCGCCAAAGGTCGTCATAGTCATGCCTTGTTACAGAGAGGAACCTGAGGTTCTCCTCAAAGCTGTCAAATCAGTTGTCGAATGCGATTACCCACCCGCCTGTATCCATGTTTTCTTGTCCTTCGACGGGGTGGAGGAGGACGAACTGTACCTCAGCACTATCGATAAACTTGGTGTGtccatgaagatggagacatACCCCACGAGTATTGATGTCACATATCGGTCTGCACGTGTAACCATTTCACGCTTTGAGCATGGAGGAAAACGCCACTGCCAGAAAGTaaccttcaagctcatcgaccGAGTGTACGAGGAGTATCTCAAGCGGAACGACAATCTATTCATTCTGTTTATCGACTCCGACTGTATCCTAGACAAGGTATGCCTACAAAACTTTATCTACGACATGGAGCTCAGCCCTGGCAATTCTAGAGACATGCTGGCTATGACAGGCGTCATTACATCGACGACGAAAAAACATAGCATCATTACCCTGCTACAAGACATGGAATACATACATGGACAGTTGTTTGAACGAACCGTCGAATCTGGCTGTGGTTCTGTCACTTGTCTCCCGGGAGCGTTGACGATGCTGCGCTTCTCAGCTTTTCGAAGAATGGCCAAATATTATTTTGTAGACAAAACAGAGCACTGTGAAGACCTGTTCGATTTTGCTAAGTGTCACTTGGGAGAAGATCGCTGGTTAACCCATCTATTCATGATTGGAGCCAGGAAGCGGTACCAGATCCAGATGTGCACATCGGCCTTTTGCAAAACCGAAGCTGTGCAAACATATCGGTCCCTGGTTAAGCAGCGGCGCCGATGGTTTCTAGGCTTCATCACAAACGAGGTCTGTATGTTGACGGACTGGCGCCTGTGGAAGCGCTACCCCGTTCTCATATTGGTTCGTTTTATGCAGAATACCATCCGAACAACAGCATTActattcttcatcatggtttTGGCCCTGATAACTACAGTCAAGAAAGTGGACGACCTTCCTGTGGGGTTTATTGCTGTTTCCCTGGGGCTGAAttggctgctgatgctgtATTTTGGAGCCAAGCTCCGCCGATTCAAAATCTGGCTCTACCCGCTCATGTTTATTCTTAATCCGTTCTACAACTGGCTGTATATGGTTTACGGTATATTCACAGCAGGGCAGCGAACTTGGGGCGGGCCACGAGCCGatgcggcggcggcggacGCTCACACAACAGCAAGAGAAGCAGTGGAACAAGCTGAGAAACAGGGAGACGAACTAAACGTGGTCCCCGAGACGTTTAAAGCGGCACACGAAGCACGTAGGGCTCCCTCGAATCGTAAGTCGACCGCAACCACCGAACTCGGACGAACTCGAAGCGTGGTGCGACCACCAGACAAGATTGATGGCAAGTTCTCAGCACGTCAGAAGACAGCATCGGGAACATATGCTCATCCAGATGAGATCGATACCAGCACAGAGGATATTGAAATGGGGAAAGCAACATCCCACGTGTTTTCGAAGCCTCAAGAGTGTGCGGATCTCGAAGTTGGAACACAGGGAAGAATGAAGCTCCTGATGGATGAGGAAAACATTCGAAAGTATGAGATTGCACAACAAATACAGGaccgagcttctcaagtgAGGGATTTGGAGGGCATCCAGTCTAGCCACGGCTTCTCGGCTTCATCTATGAGGCGTGCTGAAATTTCGGGAGATATGACCACTTCCCGAAGTCCTATCGAATACAATCAGGTCGCCCAAGATGAGCCAGTTGAATCTCGTTGTCGAAATTCTACGGAGAGAAGCATTGGTACCAGCCTTGAAGGGGAACAAACAAGGCTTGGATCAAACATGTCGTTTGCTAGTCGAATGACGAGAGGGAGGCTGAAGAAAAGCCGTTAG
- a CDS encoding related to regulator of nonsense transcripts, protein MDRARKRELRTLNEKAWDGESNLFPVAKTLDSSLKKNTAFIKRLRTAITAATLSTFLQEIRTLSLHKYLSEIISACYEGLCRLKSPGEIEAGVEIVSALHQRFGPHEFTEYLAWLLGKGMATPDKGILKALALEVREKEEKERITRQRALLRVVTELWLVGVIRTLDDVSKPDDATKGAAGKIPELKTRTNKGTGAEPFPLEVLKDLLGHDREHANLPLLVIFVKSFSWDILGVKPTGADGRKTVEEDGTTEGNEAEDGNGGNEASPDADQPFTEPEMRDRFRSILKKYFDDVKGHITRDQKSIQSQARRNAEVYVKSGEVFEDRQANYEKQVKAQERLVSNAQVIADAIGAEMPDLKDSDDSFAASNGSIGLVKTGDYLRSMGDGAGIWEDEDERRFYENLVDLKGKVPAILLEDGKKKKTDTDEQVGKKADPSEASEAPKTAETADDQSTSIANRTIGAQVDALLARLPELTNKDIADQTAIDFCFLNSKASRNRLVKALTEVPKGRSDLLPSWSRLVATLGRYMPDVPKGLVDYLDAEFRSLQRRKEKDFLGQVRLSNIRYLAELTKFGIVPEHVVFHCLKVSLDDFSRMNIEILCNLIENCGRYLLRNPETAPRMTSFLETLQRKKSVQHIGQPERMLIDNAVYYVDPPERLAIEQKERTPMELFVRKMIYVDMTKRNYSKILKQIRRLHWEETEVVAILEKVFSKPGKVKYGNVHLLGILLSALYRYHPAFVVKVIDNVIESMTFGLEQNDYRFYQRRIAEVKYLGELYNYRMLEHPVIFDTMYKIMTFGYGGPPVPGKYIPLDPPDDFFRIRLVSTMLETCGMFFNRGAAGKKLDYFLSFFQYYIFTKVSLPMDIEFLVQDTFALTRPQWKLATSLDEAVKAFQLAVAQDQKSAGVDKGIDVDDATSDASSDDDNVDNDEDGDDNEDSASEEEEAEDVEEDSDDDSTFDEEAIVVTRQEEEVDPEDEADFEREYAKMMAESLESRKFERKQLFDVPLPVRSKHREATSTEGGEGESPPGHTMAFSLLTKKGNRQQTRTVELPSDSTFAIAMKNQQQAEREEQQRIKNLVLNYDLQQNEDQDGGTDPQPTQIHHNTDIHTLIQATNDRRRSTTIGWRDRTRIRAKDLVNSN, encoded by the exons ATGGATCGCGCAAGGAAGC GCGAACTGCGCACTTTGAACGAAAAGGCCTGGGATGGCGAATCTA ACTTGTTCCCTGTTGCAAAGACTCTCGATTCGTCTCTCAAGAAGAATACCGCTTTCATTAAACGACTGCGAACAGCCATCACCGCCGCTACCCTCAGTACCTTCCTCCAGGAAATCCGAACTTTGAGCCTACACAAGTACCTTTCCGAGATCATATCTGCTTGCTATGAGGGGCTATGCCGACTCAAGTCGCCTGGCGAGATCGAGGCCGGCGTGGAGATTGTCAGTGCTCTCCATCAGCGATTTGGTCCTCACGAGTTTACGGAATACTTAGCTTGGCTTCTCGGAAAAGGGATGGCAACTCCGGATAAGGGTATCCTCAAAGCTCTGGCACTAGAGGTTcgtgagaaagaagagaaggagcGCATCACAAGACAACGCGCACTGCTTCGTGTAGTGACCGAGTTGTGGCTTGTTGGCGTCATCAGGACCCTTGACGATGTCAGCAAGCCCGACGATGCAACAAAAGGAGCCGCAGGCAAGATCCCCGAACTGAAGACCCGAACGAACAAAGGCACCGGCGCGGAACCGTTCCCTCTCGAAGTACTTAAGGATTTGCTTGGACACGACCGCGAACATGCCAACCTTCCGcttcttgtcatctttgTCAAGTCATTCAGCTGGGATATCCTTGGGGTAAAACCAACAGGCGCTGATGGCCGAAAGACAGTAGAGGAAGATGGCACTACTGAAGGAAACGAAGCCGAGGATGGCAATGGTGGAAATGAGGCGTCTCCTGACGCAGATCAGCCTTTTACCGAACCCGAAATGCGTGATCGATTCAGAAGCATATTGAAGAAGTATTTTGATGATGTTAAGGGCCATATCACTCGGGATCAGAAGTCGATACAGTCGCAAGCTCGACGTAATGCCGAAGTATATGTGAAGTCTGGTGAAGTCTTTGAAGACCGACAGGCGAACTATGAGAAGCAGGTCAAGGCTCAAGAACGCCTCGTCTCCAACGCACAGGTTATTGCGGACGCAATTGGGGCCGAAATGCCGGACCTCAAAGACTCAGATGATTCATTCGCCGCTTCCAACGGGTCTATCGGTCTCGTCAAAACTGGCGATTATCTTCGTTCCATGGGAGATGGTGCCGGAATctgggaggatgaagatgagcgaCGCTTTTACGAAAATCTGGTTGATCTTAAAGGCAAGGTGCCAGCTATTTTACTGGAGGAcggcaaaaagaagaagacagacACGGACGAACAAGTTGGGAAGAAGGCAGACCCATCCGAGGCCTCGGAAGCCCCCAAGACTGCCGAGACTGCTGATGACCAGTCCACATCTATCGCTAACCGAACCATTGGAGCGCAAGTCGATGCTCTGCTTGCGCGTCTACCAGAGTTGACCAACAAGGACATCGCAGACCAGACAGCTATCGATTTCTGCTTCCTGAATTCCAAGGCTTCTCGCAACCGACTGGTGAAGGCCCTGACGGAAGTTCCAAAGGGCCGTAGCGACTTACTCCCGTCATGGTCTCGCCTTGTGGCGACTTTGGGTCGATATATGCCAGATGTTCCAAAAGGCCTGGTCGATTACCTTGATGCGGAATTTCGAAGCCTTCAACGACGAAAGGAAAAGGACTTCTTGGGACAAGTCCGTCTGAGCAACATACGGTATCTTGCTGAGTTGACAAAATTCGGCATTGTGCCCGAGCATGTTGTCTTTCATTGTCTGAAAGTCAGCCTCGATGACTTTTCACGCATGAACATTGAGATCTTGTGCAACCTCATTGAGAACTGCGGCCGGTATCTCCTTCGAAACCCTGAAACAGCTCCTCGTATGACGAGTTTTCTTGAAACTCTGCAGCGCAAGAAGTCCGTCCAGCATATTGGACAACCAGAGCGGATGCTCATCGATAACGCTGTTTACTACGTCGACCCACCAGAGCGTTTAGCTATCGAGCAGAAGGAACGCACTCCCATGGAGCTATTTGTTCGCAAAATGATCTATGTTGATATGACAAAGAGAAATTACAGCAAGATCTTGAAGCAGATTCGAAGGCTCCACTGGGAGGAGACAGAG GTTGTCGCCATCTTGGAGAAGGTGTTCTCAAAGCCTGGAAAGGTCAAGTACGGAAACGTTCACCTTCTTGGTATCTTGCTCAGCGCGCTCTATCGCTACCATCCTGCCTTTGTGGTCAAGGTTATCGATAACGTGATCGAGTCTATGACGTTTGGTCTCGAGCAGAATGATTATAGGTTCTATCAGCGACGTATTGCCGAAGTCAAGTATCTTGGCGAGCTTTATAATTACCGTATGCTTGAACATCCTGTTATCTTTGACACCATGTACAAGATTATGACATTCGGATATG GCGGCCCACCTGTTCCTGGTAAATATATTCCACTCGATCCTCCCGATGACTTCTTCCGCATCCGACTTGTATCTACAATGCTGGAAACCTGCGGCATGTTCTTCAACCGCGGAGCAGCGGGCAAGAAGTTGGATTACTTCCTTTCATTCTTCCAG TATTACATCTTCACTAAAGTGTCCCTGCCAATGGATATCGAGTTTTTGGTTCAAGACACATTTGCTCTGACTCGGCCACAATGGAAACTTGCCACAAGCTTGGATGAGGCCGTAAAAGCCTTCCAACTTGCCGTTGCTCAAGACCAGAAGTCGGCAGGCGTTGACAAGGGAATCGACGTGGATGATGCCACAAGCGATGCTTCGTCGGACGATGACAACGTGgacaatgatgaagatggcgacgACAACGAAGACAGTGCttctgaggaagaggaggcagaG GACGTAGAGGAAGATTCCGACGACGACAGTACCTTTGACGAGGAAGCCATCGTAGTCACTCGACAAGAGGAGGAAGTTGACcctgaggatgaggctgaTTTTGAGCGCGAGTATGCCAAGATGATGGCTGAAAGTCTCGAGTCGCGCAAGTTTGAGCGCAAGCAGCTCTTTGATGTGCCACTTCCAGTTCGGTCCAAACATCGCGAGGCCACATCAACAGAGGGAGGCGAAGGAGAATCTCCTCCTGGCCATACTATGGCGTTCTCCTTATTGACGAAGAAGGGCAACCGCCAGCAG ACACGGACGGTCGAACTGCCCTCCGATTCTACCTTTGCTATTGCAATGAAGAACCAGCAACAGGCTGAAAGGGAGGAACAACAGCGCATCAAGAATTTGGTGCTCAACTATGATCTTCAGCAGAATGAAGACCAGGATGGTGGTACAGACCCTCAACCCACACAAATTCATCACAACACCGATATTCACACATTAATTCAGGCAACGAACGACCGGCGACGTTCTACCACAATCGGTTGGAGAGATCGAACAAGGATAAGAGCCAAAGATCTCGTAAACTCCAACTGA